Sequence from the Fodinibius salicampi genome:
GAACATTAATACCTAAAAAAGGTTCCGCATTTCTGTATACATCCAAATTTAATTTAAATTTTTAATAGATTATTTATAGAAACTTTTTAATGATCAGGGATTAAATCATAAATCTATACAAGTAACAATGCCATGGTAAAAAAATTAGCAAAGCAAATTATTGGATCTATGGGGTTTGAGTTATCCAGGTTCAGTGAGTCTGAGAAAAAGGTAGCCGAGGAATTTGAATGGGATCTTGAATTATTTGCTTATAAAGATTTTCAGGTTGCACGTGGCATTGCCTATTCAGGTTTAATGACAGTTGATGAGGCACGTTTTTTATCTACCTTAGTGCAGCGCACATCTGAAGAGGATCCTATTATTGAGATTGGAACTCTGTTCGGGTTTTCGACGATGGTAGTTACAATCAATAAAAGTAAAGCACAAAAATTGATTACGGTAGATAATTACTCATGGAATCCACATAATATTTCACCGGTTGCCCATAAACTTGCAACTGCTTCCAGGCTACAAGATGCAAGTTCAAATCATAATGTTGAGATTTTAAATAAAAGTAAGAACGATTTTTATAA
This genomic interval carries:
- a CDS encoding class I SAM-dependent methyltransferase, with the translated sequence MVKKLAKQIIGSMGFELSRFSESEKKVAEEFEWDLELFAYKDFQVARGIAYSGLMTVDEARFLSTLVQRTSEEDPIIEIGTLFGFSTMVVTINKSKAQKLITVDNYSWNPHNISPVAHKLATASRLQDASSNHNVEILNKSKNDFYNEYSGPIPGLFFCDANHEYESTLDDLRWARQVGAKIICGHDYKSKFPGVKKAVKEFGGPSELVGSLFVL